TGACCCCGAGGTTGCTGAGATCATGAGCGACCCTATCATGCGCCAGATTCTGTCGGACGCGCAGCAGAACCCATCTGCGCTCATGGACCACATGAAGAACCCGATGATCTCGGAGAAGATCCAGAAGCTCATCAACGCGGGCATTATCCGCACGCGGTAATCGCATATGCAGAGGTAGTTTGGAGGTCGTGGGTCGTATCTGGTAGTCCCGAGTAGTGCATCATGTCATTAGTGTAGTCTTTCCGCTCTTCTGGAGTTGATACCCCCCGACGGAAGTAGTTTCTTTTGAGTTGCTCGACTCAGGGAGGGACTCGGATTGTTGGTGGAGGGCTGTTGAGCAGTTGCAATCTCAACTCTGATCTCAAACCTCTATCCCAAAACGCCTGGAGGACGCTCTCAACATCTGGTACAGCGCTCTCCAACGCCTCACCTCGACATCATGTTCCCTGCGCAGGCATGGAAGAGAGCGACGTACATCCGGAGTTGGCCGGCAGCGCGGCAGGCTCTATCTTGGACGATGGCGGCCAGCACCAGCTCACAGCCAGACCCAACCAATGCTCGTCACGACGTTGAAGCGCCGCGCGAGGTAGCCTCCGATTCCGCGCGCAGCCCATCTCGGCAAGCGCAGCCATCAATCAGCTTCTTCTCTGGCAACCAGCCGAAAGCCAGGAAGCCCAACTCTCGACAGCTCTGCCCTGCCCTTCACTCCATCCAGACGACTCACTCCGGTAAGTCATGCTCCCACACACACTGCTTGTGTCCGCTAATTCTAGATTACAAGGACATGTTGATTCCCTCACGCCTGCTCATGGACGCCCTGACCGTGCCCATGAACAGTAGAGGTGGACCGATCATGGTTCGGCCCAACGGCCGCGACTTTACCAATGCggaagagcgcgaggacCCCGACGTTAGGATCACGCCGGTGACGCTCTCACAGCGTctgctcaaggacggcgatCGACTTTTGACTCTTGGCGAAATCGAAGGCGCGGTCGGTGCAGGGGTGAGCATCGACGTGGTCCGGCTTCTGACGGCAGAACAACTTTGTGTGGAAGACGATCTGGGCTCTCCTCCAGAAATTCAAAAGTACCGGCCTGGAGAGCCTTACGGAGGAACAGATCTCGCGCGAGTTGTTCTCCCGCCTCCCCAGTTTGGGCACCAATAAGGCTCATGCACTGTACGGAGACCATTGCTCATTGCTAATGACAGCGCCTACAGCGGCCATCGGACATTGGATGACCTGATGGGCAGCGACAGGGTCAAGGCCAAAACCAAGAACTTTATCCAGCTACTGCAAGTGCAGGACCGCGCGATtccgcgcgccgaggttgatgagTTCCGCGAGCGGTTGCAGAATGCGCTCGCTGGCTCCGTCCCAAAGTGTTCGTTAACCACTATTGCGTAGCTGATTCCAGATCGCTTTGAGATTGTCGGCCCATACCGACGCGGCTCAGCGTACACTCAGTCGATCAAGGTACTTGTATGGCACACGGACTTTGAGCGCCACGGACAGGATGACTCTGGCATTAACCAGCTTTATCACAGACTCCAGCAAAACGGGCTGATCAACTTGGAGGACATGATTCAGGGCGGACCGAACTCTCCAGGACAGCACACAACACTTCAGTGCCTCTCATCACTCGACAAGGACCGTCCCGAACGCTTCCTCGATATCCGCATTGTACCGACCGAGAGCGTGCCCTACCGGATTTTCTATGACACGGGGTCGAGCTGGCTCGTGAGCCACATGAGGCTGGAGGCTAAGAAGCGGTACGTTCTCCTCAAATCTCAGCTGACAGAAGTGGACTCGAGCTCTGGGCTCGCGGCTTGTACCCTCTGGGCCAACCGGTGGGTGTAAACATGACCAGAGCTGACGTAGCGCCCCGCACAGACggccatcctcgtcgacaacgagcgcgagctgtTTGAACTCCTCGACGTGCCGTGGATCGAGGTGAgacgcgccgaggccacactgacagcagcccACACAGCGAGGGCCGAAGGGAGTCAACGTAATGCTGCCCAAGTTGCGCGCGTGGTCGTCTGCGTCCCGCCCATCTCCCGATTATCTGAATCGCGTACTCTCACAGGCGACAGTCGTGAAGCCTGGCCGAATGCACCCGACCAACGTGCCCGAGatcgtcgccgcctcgcgcctTCCCCTCCCGAAGGCGCGCACGCGTGACGTCCCGGCGTTCCCGGCGATCGACATCGGGGGCTCCACCACCGACATCGACATGATccagcggcgcgcggcggccagcCTGTCGCGTAGCCGCtttgagaaggaggagctgaagcgcgtcgagcggcAGCAGCGCGAGGGGGCCGAGGCGTAGGGCGTAATGTGTGCAGATTAATCCAGGGAGAAGTTTAGACGCATCGCATTAGAGCATATTCAAGTATCACAATAAGCATTAGCATTttgacctccaccggccTAGTCTGGTCCGCGTCCGATTGattgccacccaactcacATCCGCCATCGAACTCTGACTCTACCCTAAACACGTCACGTAAGCCGCGCGTAATAGGCATCAACGGTAACATCTACCACACCATGACTGCGGGCTATGTCCCTCTCGCGACGTCGCCACGGGGCTCGGCCTCtgcgctcgtcgatgaccgcgccgcgcccgaggtggatgaggccgccgtcgtcgtgctGGGCGAAGACACAGTCACGCCCTTTGTATGGGCCCTGGTCTGCGCTGCAGCGATCTCAGGCCTGTTATTCGGGTACGCCTTCCCGTCCCTTCATCCACTGACAGCAGCTACGACACGGGCGTGATTAGCGGTACACTGTGAGCTGTCTCTTTCTTatcagctgacaacagtgTCGTGATAGGcaccgacctcggcgccgaaCTCACAACCCACCAGAAGGAGGCGATaacgagcgcgacgactCTCGGTGCCCTCTTCGGCGGCCTGGGCGCCGGCGCACTTTCAGACGCTCGGGGGCGGAAAGGCGTCCTCTTCCTAGCCAACATCGTCTTTATagtcggcgcgctcctccaGGCCGCGGCACACGCCGTCTCCACCATGGTAGTTGGGCGTTTCattgtcggcctcggagTCGGCCTTGCGTCATGCATTGCGCCGCTGTATATCGGTGAACTGGCGCCTACTCGGATGCGTGGTCGGCTGGTGACTGTAAACGCGGTCGTGTGCACCTTTGGCCAAGTCGTGGCTTACAGTACGCCCAAATGAGAGAAGGACTAATGGCAGCGATCGGTGCACTGTTCGCCCGCGCGCCGggaggatggcgatggATGGTCGGACTCGGCGCGCTTCCGGCCGCGGTACAGCTCGCTTccctcggcttcctccCCGAATCTCGTGCGCTGTACAGTGTGTagagctgacaccagcgcgtatcctcctccttcgcGGTGACACGCGTGCCGTTGAGCGCGTCTTGGCACGGGTGTATCCGCTCGCTACTAAGGGTGACGTCGCGCGTAAGGTCGAGATCATGGCTCGGGCCGTGGCCCAGAgcgtcgagatcgagaagaCTACGACGATGcgccagcgcgccgccagTTTGTtccgcgtcggcgcgtaCCGCCGGGCTCTAGGTGCGTCCGCTTCATTGCGTATGTCAAGTTGACGGCAGTGATCGGGTGCGGGCTGCAGGCGCTGCAGCAGGCGTGTGGATTCAACACTTTGATGGTGAGCAAAGAAAGAACTATCGCTGCTGACGGACAGTACTAGTAGGTCTCGAGAAGTCTTTGGGACACCTACTGCGCATACTAACATCAGCTCTGCATCCATCTTTGCCGCAATGGGGTTCAAGAACGCCACCGCGACTGGATTGATTATCGCCACGGTCAACTGCGTTTtcacgctcgtcgcgctcaaggtACAGCTTTCTCGGATTCGTcgccagctgacaacagatCATTGACCCGATCGGACGCCGTCCCATCATGCTCTACACAGTACCATTGATGGCGCTTGCGTTATTCTCAACGTCATTCTTCTTCGGCCGTGCGTCCACGTCCACCCCCTTCACCGCTGACAGTAGAATTGACGCACGGCACGGACGGCGTCCTGGTGCCCGGCACCGAATACCCTCGCTCTCAAGCACTGCTCGTTCTGCTGAGTATGATGTTCTTCGTCGCGGCCTACGCGACCGGTAGCGGCAACATCCCATGGCAGCAGGGCGAGCTCTTTCCCCTCGAAGTCCGAGGGCTGGGGACGAGCCTGTGCACCGCGACAAACTGGAGCGTCAACCTGCTCGTGGCAGCGACGTTCCTCTCACTTATGGAGGCTGCCACGCCCGCCGGCGCGTTTGCGCTGTACGCGGTGGTGTGCCTTGTGGGGTGGGTGTTCGTGTGGCGTTGTTACCCCGAGACCTCGGGGTTGAGCCTTGAGGAAGTGTCGGAAGTGTTTGCGGACGATTTTGGGGTGAAGAAGAGCGATGCGATGCGGCGCGCACACGGATTGGGTGCGGCGCGTGTCTAGATTGTAGATGATCTTGATGTATGTCTGTCTGTCTGTCTGTCTGTCCATCCTtcctgccccactccaaCTACCCAGCTCCCTCGCAATAATCACCGGGTATGAACCCCGAGATGCCGATACCAtcggcctcctccgtcCCCCGTGTCCATTGCCCACTGCACTTGGCATCTTGCTcctgcctcctcccacaCTGCAATGGCAACCCAGACCCAGACCCAGACCCAGGCCGAGACGCGACCCAGCGTCCTCcgcctgcgcggcggcgacgaagCAACCAAGCTCAAACTGGCACGTCGTCCCTCTTTTTTCTTCTAACCCCAGCGCCAACACCACAAGGAACGCCTCGCCGGCGCCTTCCGCATCTTTGCGAGACTGGGCTACGACGAGGGTGTAGCGGGCCACATAACGGTGCGCGATGTTGTAAACCCGCACGGTACGTTCCTCTTCTTGCTGGTACTCATGCAGCGTTCTGGGTCAACCCGTACGGCGTGGCATTCGACCAGATGACGGCGTCGGATCTACTGCTTATCGACCATGACGGGAACgtgttgggtggcggaaAGGACGGGGACGGACAGCTGTTCAATGCTGCGGGGTTTGCTATCCATGGCTCGATCCATCGACAACGGCAGGATATCCATGCCGCGGCGCATTCCCACTCGTATTTTGGCAGGGCGTTCAGCTGTCTCGGTCGCAATATCGATTTGGCCTCTGTTGGTATGTTATATCTTAGATGGACGGGGCTAATTCCAGAGGGAGCACAGTATGGCGAGACGGTGCGGTTATATGATGATTTTGGAGGAGTCGTCCTTGATGACGCAGAGGGGTTGGCTATTTGCAAAGCCTTGGGACCAGCAGGTAAAGGCGCCATCCTCCAGAATCACGGTATCCTCACCGCAGCCGGGACTGTCGATGCCGCAGTCGCCTACTTTGTTCGCCTGGAGAGGCTTTGCCAGGCCCAACTTGAGGCTGATGCCGCTGATGGGCCCCGCGTCCTCACCGACAGTGAGGTGCATGCCGTGTTTGCCGAGCAGGGCGGGGAAGAGGTCGCCTACGAGCAGGCACAGGAGTTGTACGAGTggctcgaggcggtcgacgGCCAGGATTACAAGTTGTAGGTCTTGGGTGACGGGAGATCTGCACaatgtacatgtacatcGAGGAAAGACTCCTTATAAACCCTCATTCTGCCTTCGACCGTGCACACGTACCCTTCGTTCTAGCAATTGCTCACTTCTGCTGGTCATCTTCACCAGGCCATCTCTACTCTCCTTAGTTGCTGACGCTCCGGTGGCTATTAACGCCCAGGCTCGCCAGGAGGGAGCGGTCAAGACCGAGATCGGAAAACAGATCGTCGCAGTACTCAGCAAAATCGCAGGCGCATCCCTCGTCGGTGGGAAGGTGGCCTGCGTTGCACGTCCAGACGACGCGGTCCAGGATGGCCTTGCCAAGCTTGCTCCCCGTCATGGACTTGTTGTTGGCTGTCCTaagcgccgccgccagctcAGGCGACACATCGTGCTTGGCAaccgagctcgccgccgggACGAACTGCTTCTTGCGCTTGATGCGCCGCTTCGCCTTGAACGGCACTTTGGGTGCGTCGATGCGCGGGCGGCGCTTGAAACCATTGCCCCGTGGGTTCGCCGTCGTTAGGTTATCGTCCTTCAtcccctcgtcctcgacgtccttgaAGGCAAGAGCGAGGAACCGGCGGTAGTGTTCGTGGGTAAGGTCCTTGTGGATGCTCTCCGAGAGGAACCAGAGAGACACCTCGAGTCCAGGGTAGTGAAGCTCGTCCAGTGTCGGCAGGGCGACCATGAGCTCGATCGCACCACAGACAAGGACGACTGATCTCATGGGGTCGATCGGGTTGTCAGGCTGGAGTTAATTGTTGCGACACTGGGTGAACCCACCGAGATAATACGAGTCTCAAGAGTGGTCCGAACGACTTCAAGGTCAGGCCACTTGCTTGTGTCGGCGAGGAAAGCATCAACCACGTAGTCGGCAAACTGATGAGTTAGCCTCCGCTGAAAACATGTACACACCTGCGAGACAGTGTCCGGTTCGAGGCGGTAGAATCCAGCGGGGTCGTACACTACCACCCACTGGGAGGTGACGAACACGACAAACCAACGATTGTGCATCTCAGAAATGAAGAtgacgcggtcgagctcATGGACATTGACCTGAGGTAAGCACGAGTTGACTGgaccaccttccctcactTACATCGGGGAGACCAACAGACTCGAGCGCATTCCTCAGCGAGTCGCTGCTCTTGGCCTTGGAGTGGCATGCACAGCGCGGATAAAGAGACTCTGAGAACTGTGTGCCACACAGGAGCACGTCGTGTGGGGCGCAGATCGAGCCGAGGAAGGCGTGGACAATGCGGGAATCGGCGGCGCGAACagcatcgacgtcgagacTCTTGCAGTGCGTGGTGACATGCTTCCACAGGGAacctccgccgcgaccgGCCGGCTTCGACCGAGACACCTTGTTGCACTTGCCTTTGCCCTCGGCTCTCTTGGACTTGGCCGCCACGGCGAACTcggcgctgtcgtcgtcgtcctcactCTCTGAGGGGTTCAGGTACGCCGAATCGCAGACTGGGCCTTCCCAGCTCCCAGAGGAATACCAGTCGTCCACGATCGCCTGTGACGTGGTCTGGTGTTAGGCGTTCATCTTCGAAGTATGGCTTCGAAGTGTGAAATTGAATATGGAGCAACACTCACTGGTAGAGCAGGGaaggcgtcgaggaaggtgtcgCGCCAC
Above is a genomic segment from Cutaneotrichosporon cavernicola HIS019 DNA, chromosome: 1 containing:
- a CDS encoding uncharacterized protein (Belongs to the major facilitator superfamily. Sugar transporter (TC 2.A.1.1) family), which codes for MTAGYVPLATSPRGSASALVDDRAAPEVDEAAVVVLGEDTVTPFVWALVCAAAISGLLFGYDTGVISGTLVVIGTDLGAELTTHQKEAITSATTLGALFGGLGAGALSDARGRKGVLFLANIVFIVGALLQAAAHAVSTMVVGRFIVGLGVGLASCIAPLYIGELAPTRMRGRLVTVNAVVCTFGQVVAYTIGALFARAPGGWRWMVGLGALPAAVQLASLGFLPESPRILLLRGDTRAVERVLARVYPLATKGDVARKVEIMARAVAQSVEIEKTTTMRQRAASLFRVGAYRRALVIGCGLQALQQACGFNTLMYYSASIFAAMGFKNATATGLIIATVNCVFTLVALKIIDPIGRRPIMLYTVPLMALALFSTSFFFGQLTHGTDGVLVPGTEYPRSQALLVLLSMMFFVAAYATGSGNIPWQQGELFPLEVRGLGTSLCTATNWSVNLLVAATFLSLMEAATPAGAFALYAVVCLVGWVFVWRCYPETSGLSLEEVSEVFADDFGVKKSDAMRRAHGLGAARRQHHKERLAGAFRIFARLGYDEGVAGHITVRDVVNPHAFWVNPYGVAFDQMTASDLLLIDHDGNVLGGGKDGDGQLFNAAGFAIHGSIHRQRQDIHAAAHSHSYFGRAFSCLGRNIDLASVEGAQYGETVRLYDDFGGVVLDDAEGLAICKALGPAGKGAILQNHGILTAAGTVDAAVAYFVRLERLCQAQLEADAADGPRVLTDSEVHAVFAEQGGEEVAYEQAQELYEWLEAVDGQDYKL